A genomic region of Paroedura picta isolate Pp20150507F chromosome 4, Ppicta_v3.0, whole genome shotgun sequence contains the following coding sequences:
- the G0S2 gene encoding G0/G1 switch protein 2 gives METMQELIPFAKEMLSQKPNRKMVKMYMLGSMLAFAGVVIGLVETVCSPFTSEGKLEDEEDEEEKKKRSAPLVQEAVLLPKQEEVVLEKSKQDVALRNAVNRQRAS, from the coding sequence ATGGAGACCATGCAGGAGCTGATCCCCTTTGCCAAAGAGATGCTGAGCCAGAAGCCAAATCGGAAGATGGTCAAAATGTACATGCTGGGAAGCATGCTGGCTTTTGCTGGGGTGGTCATTGGCCTGGTGGAGACGGTCTGCAGCCCTTTCACCTCTGAGGGGAAgctggaggatgaggaggatgaggaagagaaaaagaaacggTCTGCTCCCCTGGTGCAAGAGGCAGTTCTGCTCCCAAAACAGGAGGAGGTTGTCTTGGAAAAGAGCAAGCAGGATGTGGCCCTGAGGAATGCTGTCAACAGGCAGCGGGCATCGTAA